The following proteins are co-located in the Apium graveolens cultivar Ventura chromosome 5, ASM990537v1, whole genome shotgun sequence genome:
- the LOC141724264 gene encoding very-long-chain aldehyde decarbonylase CER1-like, protein MASNPGILTDWPWTPLGSYKYVVLAPFVVHSIYSYITKDESERDLANFMIFPFLLWRMLHNQIWISLSRYRTAKGNNRIVDKTIEFEQVDRERNWDDQILFTGILYYLVNLTMEGASNLPLWRTEGVFITILLHVGPVEFIYYWLHRALHHHYLYSRYHSHHHSSIVTEPITSVVHPFAEHISYFMLFAIPLMTAVLTGTGSVVLFFTYITFVDFMNNLGHCNFELIPAELFSIFPPLKYIMYTPTYHSLHHTQFRTNYSLFMPFYDYMYGTMDKSTDTLYETSLKREEESANVVHLTHLTTPESIYHLRLGFASLASKPQSTSQWYLWLMWPVTLWSMIVTWFYGHTFVVERNIFKTLNLQTWAIPRYTIQYTTPKQRESINCLIEEAMVKAEKKGTMVLTLGLLNQGEEMNCNGELFIIRRHPQLKVKLVDGSSLAVAVVLNCIPKGTTQVAIKGKLSKVSNSIAIALCRRGVQVFISCEYEYTRLKETCDSETRNNLVLSDSYSQQVWLVGDGLGKIQQMKASKGTLLIPFSQFPPKKSRKDCFYCNTPAMSAPRDLQNLDSCENWLPRRVMSAWRIAGIVHALEGWNVHECGNMMFSIDKIWKATLQHGFRPLPVST, encoded by the exons ATGGCTAGTAACCCAGGCATTCTCACTGACTGGCCATGGACACCCCTTGGAAGCTACAAG TACGTAGTTTTGGCACCGTTTGTGGTTCACAGCATCTACTCATACATAACCAAGGATGAGAGTGAAAGAGACCTGGCCAACTTTATGATTTTCCCCTTTCTCCTGTGGAGGATGCTTCACAACCAGATTTGGATTTCCCTTTCTCGTTACAGAACTGCCAAAGGCAACAACAGAATTGTTGATAAAACTATTGAATTCGAGCAGGTTGATCGAGAGAGAAACTG GGATGACCAAATTCTGTTTACTGGGATACTGTATTATTTGGTAAACTTGACAATGGAAGGAGCGTCAAATCTGCCTTTGTGGAGAACTGAGGGTGTTTTTATAACAATTTTGCTTCATGTTGGACCTGTTGAATTCATCTACTACTGGCTTCACAGAGCTTTACACCACCACTACCTCTATTCTCGCTATCATTCTCATCATCATTCCTCTATTGTTACTGAGCCTATTACAt CTGTTGTTCATCCATTTGCAGAACATATATCGTACTTTATGCTGTTTGCAATACCACTGATGACTGCGGTCCTGACCGGGACTGGCTCTGTTGTTTTATTCTTCACTTACATAACCTTTGTGGACTTTATGAACAACTTGGGACACTGCAACTTTGAGCTTATCCCTGCAGAGCTGTTCTCCATCTTTCCTCCTCTCAAGTACATCATGTATACACCCAC GTACCATTCTCTGCATCACACACAATTCCGAACAAATTACTCGCTTTTCATGCCTTTCTACGACTATATGTACGGGACCATGGACAAATCTACAGACACATTGTATGAAACTTCACTAAAAAGAGAGGAGGAGTCTGCAAATGTGGTACATTTGACACATCTAACCACACCAGAATCTATCTATCATCTTCGACTTGGATTTGCCTCTTTAGCATCAAAACCCCAGAGCACTTCACAGTGGTACTTGTGGTTGATGTGGCCTGTGACATTGTGGTCTATGATTGTTACTTGGTTTTATGGTCATACTTTTGTTGTGGAGAGAAATATATTCAAAACTTTGAACTTGCAGACATGGGCTATTCCAAGATACACCATACAA TACACTACACCCAAGCAAAGAGAGAGTATCAATTGTTTGATTGAAGAAGCTATGGTTAAAGCTGAGAAAAAAGGAACCATGGTGTTAACTTTAGGGCTTCTCAATCAG GGAGAGGAGATGAACTGCAACGGTGAACTGTTTATAATACGAAGGCATCCCCAGCTTAAAGTGAAGTTAGTTGATGGGAGTAGCTTAGCAGTTGCTGTTGTTCTTAATTGCATTCCAAAGGGAACAACCCAAGTCGCCATTAAAGGAAAGTTATCCAAGGTCTCCAATTCCATTGCCATTGCTTTGTGTCGAAGAGGTGTTCAG GTATTCATTTCGTGCGAATATGAATATACAAGGCTTAAAGAAACATGCGATTCTGAGACTCGAAACAATCTAGTCCTTTCGGATAGTTATTCTCAACAG GTATGGTTAGTGGGAGATGGACTGGGAAAAATACAACAGATGAAGGCATCAAAGGGAACATTACTCATCCCTTTCTCTCAGTTTCCTCCAAAGAAATCGCGCAAAGATTGCTTTTACTGCAATACTCCTGCAATGTCTGCTCCAAGGGATCTCCAGAATCTAGACTCTTGTGAG AATTGGTTGCCAAGAAGGGTGATGAGTGCATGGCGTATTGCTGGAATAGTGCATGCATTGGAAGGATGGAATGTGCATGAATGTGGCAACATGATGTTTAGCATCGACAAAATTTGGAAAGCTACCCTTCAACACGGGTTTCGTCCACTCCCAGTGTCCACATAA